In Ferribacterium limneticum, a genomic segment contains:
- a CDS encoding type I polyketide synthase, producing the protein MANKANSFEVEPIAIVGVAFRFPGDLEDEKDFWRALLNGADLVTQVDPARWATDELQHPKRSEAGRSVTFSAGVLSRIDQFDADFFGISPREAAWLDPQQRLLLELAWEAMENGGLPPSRLAGSDCAVYVGISGLDYGIRGLDDLSSMSAHTMTGNTLSIAANRLSYVFDLHGPSMAIDTACSSSLVALHQACNALRTGDASMAMVGGVNMLTHPYPFIGFSKASMLSAGGRCRTFDAAGDGYVRAEGGAVMLLKPLAKAQADGDRIHAVILASGANADGGRKTGLTIPSGEGQIELMRSVLARAGIAAEDVDYLEAHGTGTAIGDPIETAAIGAVYGQARPASRPLPIGSVKTNLGHLEPASGMAGLVKALLVLKYRAVPPSIHLGTPNPKIDFANWNLLPVSEFLPLTDGAERPRIVGVNSFGFGGANAHVLLQEFPASTVANSLAAGATLPPLLLSARSETALRELAGRYAELLVASAAPDYYDLAYAAAYRRERLDKRLILAPDSPGALSEQLQRFAAGDQPAGLIVDEAPLDAGKLAFIYAGNGAQWVGMGQLLLAESDAFRSVIEDLDQRIAGQAGFSVIAELQADTAVSRMADTTVAQPLLFVLQVALTVALREQGIVPDAVAGHSVGEVAAAWAAGALTLDEAVSIICSRSAAQGLTRGAGRMAAVSMPEADMRILLAEGLWPDLEIAGINSPGNLTLSGPLEQLEALAAIAKVRGIVFRLLDLDYAFHSRCMDPVEESLALSLAGFAPHHPRTATFVSTVTGEVFDGSLDAGYWWDNVRQPVLFAPAIDRLIGLGCRTFVEISPHAILQRYLKECLVAGEAKGRILSSLRKNDDGIDCLQELVLRLHLLAVRDTLKGYFPAVGRFVDLPSYPWQRERHWLPATSEGYRLIERQRIHPLLGWPLKDAVAGWENILDPRTQPWLADHCVGGAVVLPGAAYIEMALAAARESFGGETQELEELDIVAPVVFDGEHGRSIRLDFNPRDGGFQIRSRQRLSDDEWVLNASGRLLGAVSGYVESATSPAETGETLDHETHYCLAHALGLDYGPVFQGMAKAHVAGDTLEGRFASRVDLGLDAEAWLLHPAIVDVCFQSLLDFFRSEIEAGVGLPLLPVKIGRLRLLRQAPIARFRTRILRRSLRSVLAEFELLTVDGETVAILTGCRFRAASLRQERQTDPACWEIVPVIQPGTQASSRSDLPAVRVLAQQIKEWFINEEGELKRIAYFDEAQPLFDALVCAFAYDAMQAMLVAQPETAQGWLDDGATANDDYRHLLHWVRDLLVEQAWLARGANGWQLADSDMPSAAEIWRTLLAEYPDGMPELVLVGRMGRALIALLAGQLDPVRMAADMRRSHQLETLFDDSISYRGNRFAVEQLLEALARHLPANRRLRILEISAGLSEVPRQLSQRIATTAVDYVLAHGDPEACDHLRHEYQDDEWITVAELETWPPILKAKTSLPARYDVVIFRHALNGMADPRTMLAWGRASLASGGLLVLAERYADLATDLVWGGKQLAAPQTWQAELAALGFDDIEICREPAGESSQVGAYLLLAKCGEAAQAESLPEAARWLLLAGDAVAAGIALSLQQIMVPRGQVAVGIEYGAELRCRESAVALLGRLQKELDGSIDHVLLIAGDYGPDDMTLLVDALNLVQGLSAGAQMPRLGFITRGGAPVDGIVEAKSCNPAHAALWGFGRVVMNEYPGLACELIDLPKPGSASALAELLVDELLYPDGESEVVLDAAARHVLRMQRTVLQVTAGQGQGGKRYRLDFRVPGQLRNLLWLEQPERELAADEIEVRPVATGLNFRDVMYVMGLLPDEAVEHGFAGASLGLEFSGVVSRVGHRVDEYAPGDAVMGFGAACFASHVVTRANALAPKPEAWSFEAAATVPTVFFTVYYALKQLANLQPGERILIHGAAGGVGIAAVQLARHLGAEVFATAGSDEKREFVALLGADHVFDSRSLAYADQILTATAGEGVDVVLNSLAGEAIRRNLQVLRPFGRFLELGKRDFFENTPIGLRPFKDNISYFGIDADQLLIARPDLAGRIFREVMALFRSGVLTPLPVRAFRAEQVVDAFRYMQQARQIGKVVVSFDGAVITPRSQVPQRQEIRFDRKSAYLVTGGISGFGLETARWLASNGAGQLVLLSRRGAATPGVEEAVASIEELGAKVTVLACDVTDRESLAKVLCHEDMLPLKGIFHAAMVIDDALINNLDAERVFRVLEPKIKGAWNLHELTSAMQLDHFMLYSSVTTYIGNPGQASYVAGNAWLEGLAVLRRTLGMPVTCIGWGPIGDAGYLTRNQAVKDSLASRLGAEPLSAKGALRMLGRALAAPQPNVAIGDFQFSALARLLPSAQGPRFTSLRHHGDDVAGGAENLDDFRALIEGKSPAEVQALVTLLVTQEVAQVLAVSAERIDPARSLHDLGLDSLMGVELALGLEKRFGIQVPAMMLNEGPTVERVTARIMERLASADGSLEDNSDLATMALGMAVQHGELVSREVVDAAVAEIEKR; encoded by the coding sequence TTGGCAAATAAAGCAAACTCCTTCGAAGTTGAACCTATTGCAATCGTAGGTGTTGCCTTCCGTTTTCCTGGCGATCTGGAAGACGAGAAGGATTTTTGGCGGGCTCTGCTCAATGGCGCGGATCTAGTCACTCAGGTTGATCCGGCGCGTTGGGCTACCGACGAGCTACAGCACCCGAAGCGCAGCGAGGCTGGCCGTAGCGTGACTTTCTCGGCTGGGGTGCTATCCCGTATCGATCAGTTCGACGCCGATTTCTTCGGCATTTCGCCACGTGAAGCGGCATGGCTGGACCCGCAGCAGCGCCTGTTGCTTGAACTGGCCTGGGAGGCGATGGAAAACGGTGGCTTGCCGCCATCGCGTCTGGCTGGTAGCGACTGCGCCGTCTATGTTGGTATATCCGGCCTGGACTATGGCATTCGTGGGCTCGACGACCTGTCCAGTATGTCTGCCCACACAATGACCGGCAACACGCTGAGTATTGCCGCCAATCGCCTGTCCTATGTGTTCGACCTGCACGGCCCGTCGATGGCCATCGACACCGCCTGCTCGTCATCGTTGGTCGCGCTGCACCAGGCATGCAACGCCTTGCGTACCGGCGATGCGTCGATGGCCATGGTCGGCGGCGTAAACATGCTGACCCACCCGTACCCCTTCATCGGCTTTTCCAAGGCCTCTATGCTGTCGGCGGGGGGGCGCTGCCGCACTTTCGATGCTGCGGGCGATGGTTATGTTCGGGCCGAGGGGGGGGCGGTCATGTTGCTCAAGCCGCTGGCCAAGGCGCAGGCCGATGGTGACCGCATCCATGCGGTGATCCTCGCTTCCGGAGCCAATGCCGACGGCGGGCGTAAGACCGGCCTGACCATCCCGAGCGGCGAGGGGCAAATTGAGTTGATGCGTTCGGTGCTGGCCCGCGCCGGTATTGCCGCCGAGGATGTCGATTACCTTGAAGCGCACGGCACCGGCACTGCGATTGGCGATCCGATCGAGACGGCCGCTATCGGCGCTGTTTACGGCCAGGCGCGTCCGGCGTCGCGTCCCTTGCCGATTGGCTCAGTCAAGACCAACCTGGGGCACCTCGAACCGGCTTCCGGCATGGCCGGTCTGGTCAAGGCATTGCTCGTCCTCAAGTACCGGGCAGTGCCGCCGTCGATACATCTCGGTACGCCGAACCCGAAAATCGATTTCGCCAACTGGAACCTGCTGCCGGTTTCCGAGTTCCTGCCGTTGACCGACGGCGCTGAGCGGCCCCGCATCGTTGGCGTCAATTCCTTCGGTTTCGGTGGCGCCAACGCCCATGTGCTTTTGCAGGAATTTCCGGCGTCGACCGTAGCCAACAGCCTTGCTGCCGGTGCCACCCTGCCGCCACTGCTCCTTTCGGCGCGCAGCGAGACGGCCTTGCGCGAACTGGCCGGGCGCTATGCCGAATTGCTGGTGGCGTCGGCGGCTCCCGATTACTACGATCTGGCTTATGCCGCCGCCTATCGCCGCGAACGCCTCGACAAGCGCCTGATCCTTGCCCCTGATTCCCCGGGCGCGCTAAGCGAGCAATTGCAGCGCTTTGCCGCCGGTGATCAGCCGGCCGGCCTGATCGTCGACGAAGCACCGCTTGACGCCGGCAAGCTGGCCTTCATCTACGCCGGCAACGGCGCCCAGTGGGTCGGTATGGGGCAGTTGCTGCTCGCCGAATCAGATGCTTTCCGTAGCGTCATCGAAGACCTTGACCAGCGCATCGCGGGGCAGGCGGGGTTCTCGGTTATTGCCGAATTGCAGGCTGATACCGCTGTATCGCGCATGGCTGACACCACCGTCGCGCAGCCGCTGCTTTTCGTCCTTCAGGTAGCGTTGACCGTAGCGTTGCGCGAGCAGGGCATCGTCCCCGACGCTGTGGCCGGCCACAGCGTCGGCGAAGTCGCCGCCGCCTGGGCAGCTGGCGCACTGACGCTGGATGAAGCGGTGAGCATCATATGTAGCCGCAGTGCCGCTCAGGGCCTGACCCGCGGTGCCGGCCGTATGGCCGCCGTCAGCATGCCGGAAGCTGATATGCGCATCCTGCTTGCCGAAGGGCTATGGCCGGATCTGGAAATCGCCGGCATCAACAGTCCCGGCAACCTGACCCTGTCCGGGCCGCTGGAGCAACTCGAAGCCCTGGCCGCCATCGCCAAGGTGCGCGGTATCGTCTTCCGCCTGCTCGATCTCGACTACGCCTTCCACAGCCGTTGCATGGATCCGGTCGAGGAATCGCTGGCCCTGTCGCTGGCTGGCTTTGCGCCGCACCATCCGCGTACCGCAACCTTCGTGTCCACGGTCACCGGCGAGGTTTTTGACGGCTCGCTCGATGCCGGCTACTGGTGGGATAACGTCCGCCAGCCGGTGCTGTTCGCGCCGGCGATCGACCGGCTGATCGGACTCGGTTGCCGGACCTTTGTCGAAATCTCGCCGCACGCCATCCTCCAGCGGTACCTGAAGGAATGTCTGGTGGCTGGCGAGGCCAAGGGCCGAATACTGTCCTCACTGCGCAAAAACGACGACGGTATCGACTGCCTTCAGGAACTGGTGCTACGCCTGCATCTTCTGGCCGTGCGCGATACCTTGAAGGGGTATTTCCCAGCCGTCGGTCGCTTCGTCGACCTGCCGTCCTACCCTTGGCAGCGCGAGCGCCACTGGCTGCCGGCAACCAGTGAAGGCTATCGCCTGATCGAACGTCAGCGCATCCATCCCTTGCTTGGTTGGCCGCTCAAGGATGCCGTCGCGGGCTGGGAGAACATCCTCGATCCGCGGACACAACCGTGGCTGGCCGACCACTGTGTCGGCGGGGCGGTCGTACTGCCCGGCGCTGCCTATATCGAGATGGCGCTGGCTGCCGCCCGTGAATCGTTCGGTGGTGAGACGCAGGAACTCGAAGAGCTCGACATCGTTGCGCCGGTGGTCTTCGACGGGGAACATGGCCGCAGCATCCGTCTCGACTTCAATCCACGCGACGGCGGTTTCCAGATTCGTAGCCGTCAGCGCCTGAGTGACGACGAGTGGGTGCTCAACGCTTCCGGCCGCCTGCTTGGCGCCGTCAGCGGCTATGTCGAGAGCGCCACGTCGCCGGCCGAAACCGGCGAAACGCTCGATCACGAGACCCATTACTGCCTGGCGCATGCGCTCGGTCTCGACTACGGCCCGGTTTTCCAAGGCATGGCCAAAGCCCATGTGGCTGGCGATACGCTCGAAGGTCGCTTCGCCTCGCGCGTCGATCTCGGCCTGGATGCCGAGGCGTGGCTGCTTCACCCTGCCATCGTCGACGTTTGCTTCCAGTCGTTGCTCGATTTTTTCCGCAGCGAAATCGAAGCCGGCGTCGGCCTGCCGTTGCTGCCAGTCAAGATCGGCCGCTTGCGCCTGCTGCGCCAGGCGCCGATTGCCCGCTTTCGCACTCGCATCCTGCGCCGCAGCCTGCGATCGGTTCTCGCCGAATTCGAACTGCTCACGGTCGACGGCGAAACAGTGGCCATTTTGACCGGCTGCCGTTTCCGGGCCGCCTCGCTGCGTCAAGAACGGCAAACCGATCCGGCCTGCTGGGAAATCGTGCCGGTCATCCAGCCCGGGACGCAGGCCAGTAGCCGCAGCGATTTGCCGGCCGTGCGTGTGCTGGCGCAGCAGATCAAGGAATGGTTCATCAACGAGGAAGGCGAACTTAAGCGCATTGCCTATTTCGACGAGGCTCAGCCGTTATTCGACGCTCTGGTCTGTGCCTTCGCCTATGACGCCATGCAGGCGATGCTGGTCGCCCAGCCGGAAACCGCGCAAGGCTGGCTTGACGACGGCGCCACTGCCAACGACGACTATCGCCACTTGCTGCACTGGGTGCGGGATCTGCTGGTCGAGCAGGCCTGGCTTGCCCGAGGCGCAAATGGCTGGCAGCTGGCTGACAGCGACATGCCATCGGCGGCCGAAATCTGGCGGACCCTGCTCGCTGAATATCCTGATGGGATGCCCGAACTGGTCCTGGTCGGGCGCATGGGCAGAGCGCTGATCGCGCTGTTGGCTGGCCAACTCGACCCCGTCAGGATGGCGGCTGATATGCGGCGTAGCCATCAACTGGAAACCCTGTTCGATGACTCGATCAGTTATCGCGGTAACCGTTTCGCCGTAGAGCAACTGCTCGAAGCGCTGGCCAGGCACCTGCCGGCGAACCGCCGCCTGCGCATTCTCGAAATTTCCGCTGGTCTCAGCGAAGTCCCACGGCAACTCAGCCAACGCATCGCCACTACGGCGGTCGACTATGTGCTTGCCCATGGTGATCCTGAAGCCTGTGACCATCTGCGTCACGAGTATCAGGACGATGAGTGGATCACCGTTGCCGAGCTGGAAACATGGCCGCCGATACTCAAGGCCAAGACCAGCCTGCCGGCCCGCTACGATGTCGTGATTTTCCGCCATGCCCTGAACGGGATGGCCGATCCCCGCACCATGCTGGCTTGGGGCCGGGCCAGTCTGGCTAGCGGCGGTCTGCTGGTGCTGGCCGAGCGCTACGCCGACCTAGCGACCGATCTGGTCTGGGGCGGCAAGCAACTGGCGGCGCCGCAGACCTGGCAAGCCGAACTGGCTGCATTGGGTTTCGACGACATCGAAATTTGCCGCGAACCGGCCGGCGAGAGTAGTCAGGTGGGTGCTTACCTGTTGCTAGCCAAATGTGGCGAAGCGGCGCAGGCCGAAAGCTTGCCGGAAGCCGCTCGCTGGCTGCTGCTGGCCGGTGATGCAGTGGCCGCCGGGATCGCCCTGTCCCTGCAGCAGATCATGGTGCCGCGCGGCCAGGTTGCCGTGGGTATCGAATACGGCGCAGAACTGCGCTGCCGGGAATCGGCGGTGGCCTTGCTGGGCCGTCTGCAAAAGGAGTTGGACGGCTCCATCGACCATGTACTGCTCATTGCCGGCGATTATGGGCCGGACGACATGACGCTGCTGGTCGATGCCCTGAACCTCGTTCAGGGCTTGAGCGCCGGGGCGCAGATGCCGAGACTCGGCTTTATTACCCGGGGTGGTGCGCCAGTCGATGGCATCGTCGAGGCCAAATCCTGCAACCCGGCCCATGCCGCATTGTGGGGTTTCGGCCGCGTGGTGATGAACGAATATCCTGGCTTGGCCTGCGAATTGATCGACCTGCCGAAGCCGGGCTCGGCATCGGCTTTGGCTGAACTGCTGGTCGATGAACTGCTTTATCCAGATGGCGAGAGCGAGGTTGTCCTGGACGCTGCCGCTCGCCATGTCCTGCGCATGCAGCGGACCGTGCTCCAGGTTACGGCCGGGCAAGGGCAGGGCGGCAAGCGCTATCGCCTCGATTTCCGCGTGCCGGGGCAACTGCGCAATCTGTTGTGGCTGGAGCAGCCAGAGCGCGAACTGGCGGCGGACGAGATCGAAGTCCGCCCGGTCGCTACCGGTCTGAATTTCCGCGACGTCATGTATGTCATGGGCCTGCTGCCCGATGAGGCGGTCGAACACGGCTTTGCCGGCGCCAGTCTGGGACTGGAGTTTTCTGGCGTGGTCAGCCGTGTCGGCCATCGGGTCGACGAATATGCGCCTGGCGATGCGGTCATGGGCTTCGGTGCGGCCTGTTTTGCCAGCCATGTCGTGACCCGCGCCAACGCGCTCGCGCCGAAGCCGGAAGCCTGGTCCTTCGAGGCGGCTGCGACCGTGCCGACTGTCTTCTTCACCGTCTATTACGCCCTGAAGCAGCTTGCCAACCTGCAACCGGGCGAGCGGATACTGATCCACGGCGCGGCCGGCGGGGTCGGCATAGCCGCCGTTCAACTGGCCCGCCACCTTGGTGCTGAGGTCTTCGCCACGGCCGGCAGCGACGAAAAGCGCGAATTTGTCGCGCTACTTGGCGCCGACCACGTCTTCGATTCGCGTAGCCTGGCCTATGCCGACCAGATACTCACCGCCACCGCAGGCGAAGGCGTCGATGTCGTGCTCAATTCGCTGGCCGGTGAAGCGATACGCCGCAACCTGCAGGTGCTGCGCCCCTTCGGCCGCTTCCTCGAACTCGGCAAGCGCGATTTCTTTGAAAATACGCCGATTGGTCTGCGTCCGTTCAAGGACAATATTAGCTATTTCGGCATTGATGCCGACCAGTTACTGATCGCCCGGCCAGATCTGGCTGGCCGCATATTCCGTGAAGTCATGGCGCTATTCCGTAGCGGTGTGCTGACGCCGTTGCCTGTCCGCGCATTTCGGGCAGAGCAGGTGGTTGATGCCTTCCGCTACATGCAGCAGGCGCGACAGATCGGCAAGGTCGTGGTCAGCTTCGATGGCGCCGTCATCACGCCACGTTCGCAGGTGCCGCAACGGCAGGAAATCCGCTTTGACAGAAAGAGCGCGTATTTGGTCACTGGTGGCATTTCCGGTTTCGGTTTGGAAACAGCCCGATGGCTAGCCAGTAACGGCGCCGGGCAACTTGTCCTGCTCAGTCGTCGCGGCGCCGCCACACCCGGTGTTGAAGAGGCCGTTGCCAGCATTGAGGAACTGGGTGCCAAAGTTACAGTTTTGGCCTGCGACGTTACTGATCGGGAATCTCTTGCCAAGGTGCTTTGCCATGAAGATATGCTGCCGCTCAAGGGCATCTTCCATGCTGCCATGGTCATTGACGACGCGTTGATAAACAACCTTGATGCCGAGCGGGTCTTCCGTGTTCTGGAACCAAAAATCAAGGGAGCCTGGAACCTTCACGAGTTGACCAGTGCAATGCAGCTTGATCATTTCATGCTCTATTCGTCGGTGACGACCTACATTGGCAACCCTGGTCAGGCCAGCTACGTGGCCGGGAATGCTTGGCTTGAAGGTCTTGCCGTGTTGCGTCGCACTCTTGGCATGCCCGTGACCTGCATCGGTTGGGGGCCTATTGGCGACGCCGGTTACCTGACGCGAAATCAGGCGGTCAAAGATAGTTTGGCTAGCCGACTCGGCGCCGAGCCGTTGAGCGCCAAGGGGGCGCTACGCATGCTGGGTCGTGCGCTGGCGGCACCGCAGCCGAATGTGGCGATTGGCGACTTTCAGTTTTCTGCCTTGGCTCGCCTGCTGCCGTCGGCACAAGGACCGCGTTTCACCAGCCTGCGCCATCATGGCGATGATGTGGCTGGCGGGGCTGAAAACCTCGACGATTTTCGTGCATTGATCGAAGGCAAATCGCCGGCAGAAGTGCAAGCTTTGGTAACTCTGCTGGTCACGCAGGAAGTGGCACAGGTTCTCGCTGTCAGTGCTGAACGTATCGATCCGGCACGTTCCCTGCACGACCTTGGCCTTGATTCGCTGATGGGCGTCGAGCTAGCGCTGGGTTTGGAAAAACGCTTTGGCATCCAGGTGCCGGCGATGATGCTTAACGAGGGCCCTACCGTGGAGAGGGTAACTGCCCGTATTATGGAACGTCTGGCTTCTGCCGACGGATCGTTGGAAGATAATAGTGATCTCGCGACAATGGCGTTGGGCATGGCGGTCCAACATGGTGAGTTGGTTTCGCGCGAAGTCGTTGATGCCGCTGTTGCAGAAATTGAAAAAAGGTAG
- a CDS encoding aminotransferase class I/II-fold pyridoxal phosphate-dependent enzyme produces the protein MSKQNFGLVGNAKEQLVKRFLARRDSQPDAAATLLRSTGNFAQIPDKFCRFDKFPGYEKVALPQAAARKLGIENPYFKTHEGVAGATTIIGGKSYINFSSYNYLGLSGDPRVNQAAKDAIDRYGTSASASRLVAGERPIQRELEETIADLYEVEDCVVFVSGHATNVTTISTLFGPKDLIVHDSLIHNSVFEGIRLSGATRRAFNHNNPESLESILTELRGNFERTLIVIEGLYSMDGDIPDLPHFVDIKNRYKAFLMVDEAHSLGVLGETGRGIREHFGLPGSAVDIWMGTLSKAFAGCGGYIAGEKALVEYLKYAAPGFVYSVGIAPHMAAASLASIRIMLDEPERVAGIRARGAYFLEQAARKGVDIGLSQGYAIIPAIIGSSLKATKLSQYMFEQGVNVQPIIHPAVEERAARLRFFISYMHSNAQIDTALAAFCLQQ, from the coding sequence ATGAGTAAACAAAACTTCGGACTCGTCGGGAATGCCAAGGAACAGTTGGTCAAGCGATTTTTGGCCCGGCGCGACAGCCAACCAGATGCCGCGGCAACATTGCTACGGTCAACCGGAAATTTTGCCCAAATTCCCGATAAATTTTGTCGTTTCGACAAATTTCCCGGTTACGAGAAGGTTGCACTTCCACAGGCCGCTGCACGTAAGTTGGGTATAGAAAACCCCTACTTCAAAACCCACGAAGGCGTAGCGGGTGCCACGACAATAATCGGCGGCAAGAGCTATATCAATTTTTCCAGTTATAACTATCTCGGACTATCCGGTGATCCGCGAGTCAATCAGGCCGCCAAGGACGCAATCGACCGCTACGGCACCTCAGCCTCCGCCAGTCGTCTGGTCGCTGGCGAGCGCCCCATCCAGCGCGAGCTGGAAGAAACCATTGCCGATCTCTATGAAGTTGAGGATTGCGTCGTTTTCGTCAGCGGCCATGCTACCAATGTCACGACGATCTCGACCCTGTTTGGCCCGAAGGACCTGATCGTCCACGACAGCCTGATTCATAACAGCGTCTTCGAAGGCATCAGACTTTCCGGTGCAACCCGCCGGGCGTTTAATCACAACAATCCGGAATCGCTGGAAAGCATTCTGACTGAGTTACGCGGCAACTTCGAACGCACCTTGATCGTAATCGAAGGCCTCTACAGCATGGATGGCGATATCCCTGACCTGCCGCATTTTGTCGATATCAAGAATCGCTATAAAGCGTTTCTGATGGTGGACGAGGCTCATTCGCTCGGTGTTCTTGGTGAAACGGGGCGGGGAATACGTGAGCACTTTGGTTTGCCTGGCAGTGCAGTCGATATCTGGATGGGGACCTTGAGCAAGGCGTTTGCTGGCTGTGGTGGGTACATTGCAGGGGAAAAAGCGCTCGTTGAATATCTCAAATATGCTGCTCCCGGGTTTGTGTACAGCGTCGGCATTGCCCCTCACATGGCTGCTGCATCGCTTGCCTCCATACGCATCATGTTGGATGAACCTGAGCGTGTCGCCGGTATACGTGCCCGGGGTGCGTATTTTCTGGAACAAGCTGCCAGGAAAGGGGTTGATATAGGTCTGTCACAAGGCTACGCAATCATTCCTGCGATCATCGGCAGTTCGCTAAAGGCCACCAAGCTCTCGCAGTACATGTTCGAGCAGGGAGTCAATGTCCAGCCGATCATTCATCCGGCTGTGGAGGAACGTGCTGCGCGCTTGCGTTTCTTTATTAGTTATATGCATAGCAATGCGCAAATTGATACTGCGCTCGCTGCATTTTGTTTGCAGCAATAA
- a CDS encoding ABC transporter permease, protein MNETLKAFRVQCRVVGALLLREVITRYGRHNIGFMWLFAEPMLFTIGITILWSLADMHHNSPIPIVAFAITGYSSVLLWRNMPARTVHAIEPNLSLMYHRNVKVIDIFLSRLLLEALGASISFLTLAAVATAMGWMNMPHDVLKILIGWFMLIWFGFSLAIFLGALSCRSELIEKFWHPAAYLMFPLSGAAYMVDWLPTAAQNAVLWLPMVHGVEYLREGYFGDAVKTHHDLGYMAACCLTLTVLGLAQERVASRLVTPE, encoded by the coding sequence ATGAACGAGACACTTAAGGCGTTTCGCGTTCAGTGCCGGGTGGTCGGCGCGTTGCTGCTACGGGAGGTTATTACCCGCTACGGCCGGCACAACATTGGTTTCATGTGGCTGTTTGCCGAACCGATGCTTTTCACCATCGGCATCACCATTCTCTGGTCACTGGCGGATATGCACCATAACTCGCCTATCCCGATAGTCGCCTTTGCGATTACCGGGTATTCGTCGGTGCTTCTCTGGCGCAATATGCCCGCTCGAACAGTGCATGCAATTGAGCCCAATTTGTCCCTTATGTACCACCGCAATGTAAAAGTGATCGATATCTTCCTGTCTCGGTTGTTGCTCGAGGCGCTTGGGGCATCCATCTCCTTCCTGACGTTGGCGGCTGTTGCAACCGCCATGGGATGGATGAATATGCCCCATGACGTGCTGAAGATTCTGATTGGGTGGTTTATGCTTATCTGGTTTGGTTTCTCGCTTGCCATATTTTTAGGTGCGTTGTCGTGCCGTAGTGAATTAATCGAAAAATTCTGGCATCCCGCTGCTTATCTCATGTTTCCGCTATCCGGGGCTGCCTATATGGTCGACTGGTTGCCGACCGCAGCCCAAAACGCAGTGCTGTGGTTGCCCATGGTCCATGGCGTCGAATACCTTCGAGAAGGCTATTTCGGGGATGCTGTCAAGACGCATCACGACCTTGGCTACATGGCTGCGTGCTGCCTAACTCTGACGGTACTCGGTTTGGCACAAGAGCGTGTTGCCAGCCGTCTGGTGACGCCGGAATGA
- a CDS encoding ABC transporter ATP-binding protein — protein MRGGHNTVLDNLNFRIQPGEKIGILGRNGAGKSTLIRILSGAERPTSGSIKRGMSLSWPLAFGGAFQGSLTGLDNLKFICRIYGVTHEDKVPYVQEFSELGKYLREPVKTYSSGMRARLAFAISMAVEFDCFLIDEIISVGDARFHAKCQHELFEKRSDRGFIIVSHETHNIREHCTKAYVLHQGKLHEFSDIDSAYAWYQKATN, from the coding sequence ATGCGTGGGGGGCACAATACTGTCCTCGATAACCTCAATTTCAGGATACAACCCGGGGAGAAAATTGGCATTCTCGGTCGCAATGGGGCCGGTAAGTCCACGCTGATCCGAATCCTGAGTGGCGCCGAACGGCCTACATCCGGCAGTATCAAGCGCGGCATGAGTCTTTCCTGGCCGCTGGCATTTGGCGGTGCCTTTCAGGGCAGCCTGACTGGCTTGGACAACCTCAAGTTCATCTGCCGGATTTACGGGGTGACACACGAAGACAAAGTCCCCTATGTGCAGGAGTTTTCCGAACTCGGAAAATACCTGCGGGAGCCGGTCAAAACCTATTCGTCCGGCATGCGTGCCCGTCTGGCCTTTGCCATTTCGATGGCGGTTGAATTTGACTGCTTTTTGATCGATGAAATTATTTCAGTAGGCGACGCGCGCTTTCACGCCAAGTGTCAGCACGAGCTATTTGAAAAGCGCAGTGACCGCGGCTTCATCATCGTTTCGCACGAAACCCACAACATTCGCGAGCACTGTACGAAAGCCTATGTGTTGCATCAAGGCAAGTTGCATGAGTTTTCCGATATCGATAGTGCCTACGCCTGGTATCAAAAGGCAACGAACTAA